The bacterium DNA segment GAGCCTCCCGGGCGCCGCCGGTGTCGGCGGCGCGCACCCAAGATTCGTGGCCCCGCTCCGGCCTACCTGCGCGCACGCGCGGCGATGGACCGGCGCCGCGCGGCGGACGCGGCGGCGACGAGGCGCGCGGCCAGCCGCGGAGCGCCGAGAAAATTCACGTGCACGTACGACGCCAGGAGGCCCGGCCGGCAATATCCGTCGAAGCGAGGCGGCGCAGAGACTCCCGCCGCATCCGTCACGCGGTACGCCGCGCCGCGGGCCCGCGGCGCCGGGACGAGCGACGACGTGTGAAATTCGTGCCCCCGCAGCACCGTACCCCGGGGCGCGAGAATCGTGTCGCGGACGGTCTCGGCCAGCACGTACGCCACCCGCGGCCGCGGGCGCAGGCGCACCCACGCCGGAACGATGCCGGCCAGGAGCCGGCGGCCTGGCGCGATGCCGCGCGCGAGATACATGAGCCCGCCGCACTCCGCGTAGATCGGCCCTCCCCTTCCGGCAAACGCCCGCACCGCGTCGAGCGCCGCCCGGTTGTCGGCCAGCGCCGCGGCAAACAATTCGGGATACCCGCCGCCGAGCACGAGCGCCCCCGTCTCCGGCGGCAGCGCTCGATCGGCGAGCGGACTCCACGGTACGACGCGCGCGCCGAGCGCTGCCAGCAGATCGACGTTGTCGGCGTAATGGAACGTGAAAGCGTCGTCCCGTGCCCAGGCGATGACCGGCGGGGCCGCGGGCGGCGCGGCCGCGCCCCGCGGCCCCGCGAGCATCCGGGCCAGCCCGCGCGGCACCGCGGCGCCGCCCCGCCCCGCCCGTTCGCGCGTGACCTCGAGCAGCCGCGTCAGGTCGAACCGGCGCTCGACCTCGTGCGCGAGGCGCGCGAGGAGGCGGCCGAGCGAGCCGGCCTCGTGCGCCTGCACCAGACCGAGGTGCCGCTCCGGGAGCGCCAGACGCCCATCCTCCGGCAGCGAGCCGAGAACCGGCCGGCGTGTCGCGCGCTCCACCGCGTCCGTGACCCAGCGCCGGTGCGTGTCGCCGGCGACGCGGCTCAGGATCCAGCCGGCGATCCGGACGCGCGGGTCGAACACCTGGCATCCCCGCGCGACGGCGGCGACGCTCCTCGCGGCGCGCGAGGCGTCGAGCACGACGACGACGGGCAGATCCAGCAGCCGCGCGACGTGCGCCGTGCTCCCGGTATCGTCGCGTCCGGTCAACCCGTCAAAGAGCCCCATCATCCCCTCGACGACCGCGGCGGAGGGGCCGGCGTGCCGGTCAAACACCCAGCGCACGGTCGCACCATCGAGCAGCCACGCGTCGAGGTTGCGCGCGGGACGCCCCGCGGCGCGCGACAGAAACCCGGGATCGATGTAGTCGGGACCGACCTTGAACGGGCGCACGTCCAGCCCGCGCCGCCGGAGCGCGGCGATCAGTCCCATCGTGACGGTCGTCTTGCCGGCGCCGGTGTGCGCGGCCGCCACGACGAAACGCGACGGCGCTCCGCCGGGGCTCAGGCGGACTTGGGACGCGCGAAGACGGGGATGAGGGCGCTCACCACGATCGCGGTGACGTAGTGGGCGGCGGTGAAGACCTCGAAAAACGATGCGGGCAGGTGCCCGCGGCCGAAGCCTCCGATTCCGAAGAGCGCGAGGATCTGCAGCAGCGGCGTCACGATCCCGGCGATCGGCCCGAGGCCGAGGTACCGTCCTGCCGTCGGGAAAGGCAGCATGAAGATGACGACCGTGTCGATCGTCGCGATGAGGAGGCTCGTGAGCCACAGCGCCGCCACCGGACGCGGCGAGATGCGCGTCCATGCCGCATAGACAAGCCCGGCGAGCACGCCCGCGAGCACACTAGACCAAAACGTCGCCTGGATCGGCGGAATATGGGAGCGGGTCAGCAGTTGGAGGCCGGCCTCGATGAATCCGGCCACGATCCCCGCGGCGACGCCGGCCGCGAGGGCTGATGGGACCGACACACCGGTCGTGCCTCTCGTCCATGCCATCCTGAGACTCCCGCGCGTCCGCTCCATCGTCGTCCCTCGAGCCCGTAGCAGGTCAGTCGTTCGCTTGATCTGTTCCCTGCTTCGCTACTGTTCGAACCAGGACCGCCCGGTCCTGGTGGGGCGGCCCCTGACGATCATCTGAAGTTCCGGCTCGCGACGTCCGGAACACGCGGTGCAAGACGCGGCCGCCAGAACTCCCGCACGATGACGTGCACGATCTCGTGCTGCCGCTGGATGCGGCCCGTGACGCCGAGGAACACCACGGTGCGGGCCAGCCGCGCGAATTCATCCATCACGGCCGGCCAGACGACCAGGTTGACGAAACCGGTCTCATCTTCGAGCGTCATGAACGTGACGCCCGACGCGGTGCCCGGCGTCTGCCGGCAGATGACGATCCCCGCGTAGCGGACGGCGGCGCCGTCCCGCATCGCCAGCACCGCCCGGGCCTCCGGCAGGCCCGCCTCGCGCAGCGCGGAGCGCATCGGCGAGAGCGGATGCCCGCGGGTGCTGTGCGCCGACGCCCGGTAGTCCCACGCGATCTCTTCGGAGGCGCCGAGCCCGTCGAACAGCGGCGACGGCTCGCGGACCTGGACGGGCAGCGCGATGTCGCGGCGGCGCGCGAGCGCCCGCGCGTCCCACAGCGCCGTCCGGCGGTCGACGCCCAGCGCCTCGAAGGCGCCGCTCTCGGCAATCTCCACGAGCGAGCCCGCGTCGAGCCGGGTACGGCGGATCAGGTCGTCGAGGGACCGAAACGGCTGGACCGCCCGCGCCGCCGCCAGCCGCCGGCCGTCGTCTTCGGCGAGTCCCTTGACGTAGCGAAGCCCCATCCGGACGGCGTGAGCCCACGGCCGCGCGGAGGGAGGGGCGGCAGACGTCACCGCGACGGAGCCGGACACGGGAACCGGCTCGAGCGTGCAGTCCCAGCCGCTCACCGTGACGTCGATCGGACGCACCTCGACGCCGTGCCGCTTCGCGTCGTCGACGATCGTAGACGGCGCGTAGAATCCCATCGGCTGCGCGTTGAGCAGCCCGCACGTGAACTCCGGATGATAGTGGCACTTGAGATATCCTGAAGCGTAGGCGATCAGTGCGAAACTAGCAGCATGCGAATTATGAACGATAAGGTCGTTCGCGAGGAAATTATGATCGCCCTCGATATGAAGGTCGTAAGTCTCCTCTTCACCGAGCGACTCGACCGCCGTGATTTCGTCCCAGTAGATATCCGAGGTTCCAAGCCGGAGAAGTGGCGGCGACTTGAAGTAATCACCGAGACGCTTGACCACCCACCTGCGAAAACCTCGCTTCTGACTCACGCGGCCATAGATTTCCCGCATACCCAAACCAGTCGCTTGAGCCACATCCTTCCATCGCACACCGCTTCGATCGTATTCGCGCCGGATCATAGCTCGCACCGCAATTGGCACGATGTCATGTGACATTCGCCCGCCGACGTTTCCATTGCGGTCTGTCTGAAATGTCGCCGCGATTTGCGCGGTTCTTCGCTTTGTAGGGTCCAGGAACAACCGGCCGATTTGCTTGTTGAAACGGATCACATTCAATGCCCCTGTGATAAGAACAATAAAGATTGTCACAAACCGGTTTCGGTAAGGCCGTGTGTGCGTAGTCAATCGAGAGACGATTCCAAGTCTTAGCAATAGGTGCTGGACCTGTTCGGCGAGTTGCCGGGATACGGTATCGTACGTTGCGCGGGATCCATGGGTAATGGAAACATGTCCATCACCTTCCCATAGCCTCGCAAGAAGCAGAGCCAGATCGGTATTCGCCAATTCAAAAACTTCGTCCGGCAAACGCTTCTTGCGGGCCCCAATATTGCGAAGATCTAGACGGTCGGCCCACTCAAGCGCCCCACGCCGGCGCCCCATCGACGGAAGTCGACGCGCGGAGGCGATGCGGTCGCCCGGACGCAGTTCATCCAAGCGCCGCCACCCGTCCATGGTCAGGAACGGATGCGTTGCCGTTGCAACGACAGAACGCCCCAATGTGGTCCGAAGACAAAAGACCGGTTTCCGGCCGCTACGCATTATATGAAGCACCTGTCGCCTACGGATCCGCAGGTCTGAATCGCAGACCAACGTCGTGTTGAGCCGATCCGAATCGCGCGCCGCCTCTTCGATTCTTATCCACCGCCCTGTAGTCGCATCAATAACCCGCGTATCTCCACCGACGCATTGCGGGAATCCATATTCGCCGAACCCTTTGATCTGAGCAAACACCCGTTCCGCCATCTCTTGCGTCACGCCTTTGGCGATCATCGCGGACACGAGTCGGTCGTGGTGACGCTCCAGCCGTCCCGAACGCCGCCACGCCGCCATGTCGCGGCGCAATTGATCCGCCTCGCCCGGCGAGTAATCGGCGGCCACCATCGCGATGCGGATCACCTGTTCCTGGAAAATCGGCACGCCGA contains these protein-coding regions:
- a CDS encoding cobyrinate a,c-diamide synthase, coding for MAAAHTGAGKTTVTMGLIAALRRRGLDVRPFKVGPDYIDPGFLSRAAGRPARNLDAWLLDGATVRWVFDRHAGPSAAVVEGMMGLFDGLTGRDDTGSTAHVARLLDLPVVVVLDASRAARSVAAVARGCQVFDPRVRIAGWILSRVAGDTHRRWVTDAVERATRRPVLGSLPEDGRLALPERHLGLVQAHEAGSLGRLLARLAHEVERRFDLTRLLEVTRERAGRGGAAVPRGLARMLAGPRGAAAPPAAPPVIAWARDDAFTFHYADNVDLLAALGARVVPWSPLADRALPPETGALVLGGGYPELFAAALADNRAALDAVRAFAGRGGPIYAECGGLMYLARGIAPGRRLLAGIVPAWVRLRPRPRVAYVLAETVRDTILAPRGTVLRGHEFHTSSLVPAPRARGAAYRVTDAAGVSAPPRFDGYCRPGLLASYVHVNFLGAPRLAARLVAAASAARRRSIAARARR
- a CDS encoding error-prone DNA polymerase, which produces MSYTPLWCKTHFSFLEGASSPEELLEAAAGYGLTALAVTDRDGVYGVVEAHLAARERGVRLITGAQVTVAGDSTLLLLAADRGGYANLCRLLTAGRLRSPKGESRVSWREVAAHAAGLVALWGGEASLLAAAGSDPDEAADVLRDAFGDRLYAVASRHRRDLEVSQERRLRDRAARYGLPVVAAHEVLYHTPSRRPLQDVLTCIRHRIDLPSAGTRIKPNAEHALKDADAFGTLFADDPDAVARTREIAERCTFALTELRYRYPLERLPEGTTSSAWLRTLTFAGAAERYGGRVPPEVAAQLDRELVIIGDLDYGGYFLTMHEIVRYCRAHGILCQGRGSAANSAVCYCLGITAVNPVRTDLLFERFLSRERAEPPDIDLDVQHNRREEVIQWIYETYGRDRAAMVANVIRYRFRSAVRDAGKALGLPLVALDRVAKLVWHEDEVTSKLLGDAGLDPARPAHRHLVRLAAEMQDLPRHLSIHPGGFLLGHEPVSQLVPVENATMPGRTVIQWDKDSVEGIGLFKVDVLALGALSHLDIAFRLLEDQGVRTAGGRALSMATLPEGDREAYEMMSRADTIGVFQVESRAQMSMLPRLRPTTYDDLVVQISIVRPGPIVGGMVHPYLRRRAGAEPVEYPHPSLEPVLAKTLGVPIFQEQVIRIAMVAADYSPGEADQLRRDMAAWRRSGRLERHHDRLVSAMIAKGVTQEMAERVFAQIKGFGEYGFPQCVGGDTRVIDATTGRWIRIEEAARDSDRLNTTLVCDSDLRIRRRQVLHIMRSGRKPVFCLRTTLGRSVVATATHPFLTMDGWRRLDELRPGDRIASARRLPSMGRRRGALEWADRLDLRNIGARKKRLPDEVFELANTDLALLLARLWEGDGHVSITHGSRATYDTVSRQLAEQVQHLLLRLGIVSRLTTHTRPYRNRFVTIFIVLITGALNVIRFNKQIGRLFLDPTKRRTAQIAATFQTDRNGNVGGRMSHDIVPIAVRAMIRREYDRSGVRWKDVAQATGLGMREIYGRVSQKRGFRRWVVKRLGDYFKSPPLLRLGTSDIYWDEITAVESLGEEETYDLHIEGDHNFLANDLIVHNSHAASFALIAYASGYLKCHYHPEFTCGLLNAQPMGFYAPSTIVDDAKRHGVEVRPIDVTVSGWDCTLEPVPVSGSVAVTSAAPPSARPWAHAVRMGLRYVKGLAEDDGRRLAAARAVQPFRSLDDLIRRTRLDAGSLVEIAESGAFEALGVDRRTALWDARALARRRDIALPVQVREPSPLFDGLGASEEIAWDYRASAHSTRGHPLSPMRSALREAGLPEARAVLAMRDGAAVRYAGIVICRQTPGTASGVTFMTLEDETGFVNLVVWPAVMDEFARLARTVVFLGVTGRIQRQHEIVHVIVREFWRPRLAPRVPDVASRNFR